The following are encoded together in the Conger conger chromosome 11, fConCon1.1, whole genome shotgun sequence genome:
- the gstt1a gene encoding glutathione S-transferase theta-1a, producing MPLELFLDLHSQPCRSVFMFAKKNNIPFEFKEINLTAGQQYGEEFGKISILRKVPVMRDGDFVLTESIAILKYLAEKFRTPDHWYPAELQKRARVNEYLAWQHTAIRAHGSKVFWFRSMVPIIIGTEVPKEKMDSAMEDLNTSLKLFEEKFLQDRAFIVGDQISLADLVALVEIIQPVGTGVDLFKDRPRLSAWSDRVKKEMGVALFDEAHAVIMNVQNLPQVFQDNGMLEFLKPKLQKMFN from the exons ATGCCACTCGAATTATTCCTTGACCTACACTCTCAACCATGTCGCTCCGTTTTTATGTTCGCCAAGAAAAATAACATCCCGTTTGAATTCAAGGAAATCAACCTGACTGCAG GCCAGCAGTATGGAGAAGAGTTTGGGAAGATCAGCATTCTTAGGAAGGTCCCTGTAATGAGAGATGGAGACTTTGTTCTCACAGAGAG CATTGCAATCCTGAAGTATCTGGCAGAGAAATTCAGAACCCCGGACCATTGGTACCCGGCTGAGCTACAGAAGAGAGCCCGTGTGAATGAATACCTGGCCTGGCAGCACACAGCAATAAGGGCCCATGGCTCAAAGGTCTTCTGGTTCAGG TCCATGGTCCCCATCATAATCGGAACTGAAGTACCCAAGGAGAAGATGGACTCTGCAATGGAAGACCTCAATACATCTTTGAAGCTGTTTGAAGAAAAATTTCTCCAGGACAGAGCCTTCATCGTTGGAGACCAGATCTCATTGGCTGACCTGGTAGCTCTTGTGGAGATCATACAG CCTGTTGGGACTGGAGTGGATTTGTTCAAAGAtaggcccaggctgagtgcctGGAGCGACCGTGTGAAGAAGGAGATGGGCGTGGCTCTTTTTGATGAGGCTCACGCTGTCATAATGAATGTGCAAAACCTGCCTCAGGTCTTCCAGGACAACGGCATGCTGGAGTTCCTCAAACCCAAGCTCCAGAAAATGTTCAACTGA
- the LOC133139947 gene encoding LOW QUALITY PROTEIN: taste receptor type 2 member 40 (The sequence of the model RefSeq protein was modified relative to this genomic sequence to represent the inferred CDS: deleted 2 bases in 1 codon) — MGISVLWNICNLAVTVLHLWKTRGSHLPVGLIISCISISNMFLELSMTAVLLLFWAGILFSVNYLPFLRATTFIWLQSMCISFWSIAWLSTFYCVKIVSTSSALLCKLKKNISFFITTALLLTVLCSFVACLPSYSQLPSSNATVANETRNATGLNAVLPGWIDTNLYIYVLLGFLCPVPVLVMLPTSLSLVTHLCHHTLAMKKNVNQFPDSDPYLMVCRMTVSMVVVYLTVC; from the exons ATGGGGATCTCAGTTCTGTGGAACATCTGTAATCTGGCAGTGACAGTCCTGCACCTGTGGAAGACCAGAGGATCTCATCTGCCTGTGGGCCTGATCATCTCCTGCATATCCATCAGCAACATGTTCCTGGAGCTCTCCATGACTGCTGTCCTGCTCTTGTTTTGGGCAGGCATTCTTTTTTCTGTTAATTACTTACCATTCCTCAGAGCTACAACTTTCATTTGGTTACAGAGCATGTGCATCAGCTTCTGGTCCATCGCCTGGCTGAGTACCTTCTACTGTGTGAAGATTGTCAGCACGTCCAGTGCTCTTCTCTGCAAGTTGAAGAAGAACATTTCCTTCTTCATCACCACGGCCCTCTTGCTAACTGTGCTGTGCTCCTTTGTAGCCTGTCTCCCTTCCTATTCC CAGCTGCCATCGTCCAACGCCACCGTTGCTAATGAGACCAGAAATGCAACCGGCCTGAATGCTGTCCTCCCTGGCTGGATTGACACAAACCTCTACATTTATGTTCTCCTGGGCTTCCTCTGCCCTGTCCCTGTGCTGGTCATGCTGCCCACTTCCCTGAGCCTTGTGACCCACCTCTGCCATCACACACTTGCCATGAAGAAGAATGTGAACCAGTTCCCAGACTCTGACCCCTACCTAATGGTGTGCAGGATGACCGTGTCCATGGTTGTGGTGTACCTGACTGTG tgttaa